Within Microbacterium proteolyticum, the genomic segment CGCGCCAGTTCCTGGGCCAGGTCGACCGTCCGGACGTCGATTTCATCGAGGGCTTGAGCCCCGCGGTCTCGATCGACCAGAAGTCGACCAACCGCAACCCCCGCTCGACCGTGGGCACGATCACCGAGATCCACGACTACATGCGTCTGCTCTGGGCGCGTATCGGCGTGCCGCACTGCCCCGACTGCGGCGCCCCCATCCAGCGTCAGACGGTGCAGCAGATCGCCGACCAGCTCATGGAGCTGCCCGAGCGGACCCGCTATCAGATCGTCGCGCCCGTGGTGACCCAGAAGAAGGGCGAGTTCGTCGACCTCTTCAAAGAGCTCAGTGCGAAGGGGTACGCGCGCGCCGTCGTCGACGGTGAGCTGGTGCAGCTCGCCGAGCCGCCGACGCTGAAGAAGAGCTACAAACACGACATCGCCGTGGTGGTCGACCGTCTCGTGGCCTCGGGCGACATCCTCAGCCGCGTCACCGACTCCGTGGAGACGGCCCTCGGACTCGCCGGCGGCATCATGCAGGTGAACTTCGTCGACGAAGAGGGGGATGCCGCCTGGCAGTCGTTCTCCGAGAAGCTCGCGTGCCCCAACGGACACCCGCTGCAGCTGACCGAGATCGAGCCGCGGACCTTCTCGTTCAACGCACCGTTCGGCGCCTGCCCGGTGTGCTCGGGCCTCGGTACCCGCATGTCGGTCGATGTCGACCTCATGCTCGGCGACGAAGAACTCTCGATCCGCGACGGGGCGATCCTGCCGTGGACGACGCAGGGCAAGGGCCTCTTCCAGTACTACGAGCGGCTGCTCGAAGGTCTTGCGCGCGACCTGGACTTCTCGCTCGACACGCCGTGGCGCGACCTCTCGAAGGACGTCCAGGACGCGGTGCTCCGCGGTGAGAACTACAAGGTCACCGTCAAGTGGAAGAACCGCTACGGGCGCGAGATGCGGTACTCCTCCGGTTTCGAGGGCGTCGTGCCCTACATCGAGCGTCAGTACCTCCAGGCCGAATCCGACGCGCAACGCCAGCGCTGGTCGGAGTACCTGCGCGAGGTGCCGTGCGCCGTGTGCGACGGCGACCGGCTCAAGCCCGAGGTGCTGGCCGTCCTCGTCGACGGAACCTCGATCGCCGCGGCGTCTCGACTGAGCCTCGCGGACGCCCGCGAGTTCTTCACGAAGCTCACGCTCACCGACCGCGAGGCGACCATCGCCGCGGCCGTCCTGCGCGAGATCCGCGCGCGCTTGGACTTCCTGCTGCAGGTCGGGCTCAACTACCTCAGCCTCGGCCGCGCCGCCGGCACGCTCTCGGGCGGCGAGGCGCAGCGCATCCGTCTCGCGACGCAGATCGGGTCCGGCCTGACCGGCGTGCTGTACGTGCTGGACGAGCCGTCGATCGGTCTGCACCAGCGCGACAACCGCCGTCTGATCCAGACCCTCGAGACCCTTCGCGACCTCGGCAACACCCTCATCGTGGTCGAGCACGACGAAGAGACCATCCACGCGGCCGACTGGGTCGTCGACATCGGACCCCGCGCGGGCGTCGACGGCGGCAACGTGGTGCACTCCGGTCCGCTCGCCCAGCTCCTCGACGACGACCGGTCGCTGACCGGCGCGTACCTCTCGGGTCGGCGGTCGATCGAAGCGCCGAAGAAGCGGCGCAAGATCGACAAGAAGCGTCAGGTCACCGTCGTCGGCGCGCGCGAGAACAACCTGCAGAACGTGACCGTCGACTTCCCGCTGGGGGTGCTGACGGCCGTGACGGGCGTCAGCGGTTCGGGGAAGTCGACGCTGGTCAACGGCATCCTGTACGAAGTCCTCGCGTCCAAGCTCAACGGCGCACGCCGCGTGCCGGGCAAGCACACGCGCGTCACGGGTCTCGACAACCTCGACAAGGTCGTGCACGTCGACCAGGCCCCGATCGGCCGCACGCCGCGCTCGAACCCGGCGACCTACACCGGCGTGTTCGACCGCATCCGGACGCTGTTCAGCGAGACGCCCGAGGCCAAGGTGCGCGGCTACCAGGCCGGGCGCTTCAGCTTCAACGTCAAGGGCGGCCGCTGCGAGGCGTGCTCGGGTGACGGCACGCTCAAGATCGAGATGAACTTCCTCCCCGACGTCTACGTCGACTGCGAGGTTTGCCACGGCAAGCGGTACAACCGCGACACGCTGTCGGTGCACTACAAGGGCAAGAACATCGCCGAGGTGCTCGAGATGCCGATCTCGGAGGCGGCGGAGTTCTTCGAGCCGATCCAGGCGATCCACCGGTACCTCAAGACGCTCGTGGACGTGGGGCTGGGGTACGTGCGTCTGGGCCAGTCGGCGACGACGCTGTCGGGTGGCGAGGCGCAGCGCGTCAAGCTCGCGACCGAGCTCCAGCGGCGCAGCAACGGCCGTTCGATCTACGTGCTCGACGAGCCGACGACGGGTCTGCACTTCGAGGACGTCTCGCTGCTGCTGAAGGTGCTCAACGGCCTGGTCGACAAGGGCAACACCGTGATCGTCATCGAGCACAACCTCGACGTCAT encodes:
- the uvrA gene encoding excinuclease ABC subunit UvrA, giving the protein MPIVPVSSPGNTSGKLSVRGARVHNLKNVDLDIPRDSLVVFTGLSGSGKSSLAFDTIFAEGQRRYVESLSAYARQFLGQVDRPDVDFIEGLSPAVSIDQKSTNRNPRSTVGTITEIHDYMRLLWARIGVPHCPDCGAPIQRQTVQQIADQLMELPERTRYQIVAPVVTQKKGEFVDLFKELSAKGYARAVVDGELVQLAEPPTLKKSYKHDIAVVVDRLVASGDILSRVTDSVETALGLAGGIMQVNFVDEEGDAAWQSFSEKLACPNGHPLQLTEIEPRTFSFNAPFGACPVCSGLGTRMSVDVDLMLGDEELSIRDGAILPWTTQGKGLFQYYERLLEGLARDLDFSLDTPWRDLSKDVQDAVLRGENYKVTVKWKNRYGREMRYSSGFEGVVPYIERQYLQAESDAQRQRWSEYLREVPCAVCDGDRLKPEVLAVLVDGTSIAAASRLSLADAREFFTKLTLTDREATIAAAVLREIRARLDFLLQVGLNYLSLGRAAGTLSGGEAQRIRLATQIGSGLTGVLYVLDEPSIGLHQRDNRRLIQTLETLRDLGNTLIVVEHDEETIHAADWVVDIGPRAGVDGGNVVHSGPLAQLLDDDRSLTGAYLSGRRSIEAPKKRRKIDKKRQVTVVGARENNLQNVTVDFPLGVLTAVTGVSGSGKSTLVNGILYEVLASKLNGARRVPGKHTRVTGLDNLDKVVHVDQAPIGRTPRSNPATYTGVFDRIRTLFSETPEAKVRGYQAGRFSFNVKGGRCEACSGDGTLKIEMNFLPDVYVDCEVCHGKRYNRDTLSVHYKGKNIAEVLEMPISEAAEFFEPIQAIHRYLKTLVDVGLGYVRLGQSATTLSGGEAQRVKLATELQRRSNGRSIYVLDEPTTGLHFEDVSLLLKVLNGLVDKGNTVIVIEHNLDVIKSSDWVIDLGPEGGAGGGTIVATGTPEQVAAVSGSHTGAFLAELLETGRTGTQRNTAEREPELARAGA